A window of Rubidibacter lacunae KORDI 51-2 contains these coding sequences:
- the atpD gene encoding F0F1 ATP synthase subunit beta, with protein MVSTAEKTNVGRIVQVIGPVVDVEFSSGDLPRIYNALRIEGKSEAGIEVAVTCEVQQLLGDNQVRAVAMSGTDGLVRGMDAVDTGAPICVPVGKATLGRIFNVLGEPVDQKGEVVAESASPIHRPTPKLTDLETKPSIFETGIKVVDLIAPYRRGGKTGLFGGAGVGKTVIIMELINNIAKAHGGVSVFGGVGERTREGNDLYNEMAESKVIDEDELANSKVALVYGQMNEPPGARMRVGLTALTMAEYFRDVSKQDVLLFIDNIFRFVQAGMEVSALLGRMPSAVGYQPTLGTDMGDLQERITSTKEGSITSIQAVYVPADDLTDPAPATTFAHLDATTVLSRGLASKGIYPAVDPLDSSSTMLQPDIVGKEHYETARNVQATLQRYKELQDIIAILGLDELSEDDRLTVDRARKIEKFLSQPFFVAEVFTGSPGQYVTLEETIDGFNRILSGELDDLPEQAFYLVGNIDQAIAKAEKLKSEA; from the coding sequence ATGGTCAGCACTGCAGAAAAGACAAACGTGGGTCGGATCGTGCAGGTTATCGGTCCGGTTGTTGACGTAGAATTCTCCAGCGGCGATCTGCCGCGGATCTACAATGCCCTTCGAATTGAAGGAAAAAGCGAAGCCGGCATTGAAGTAGCCGTCACCTGTGAAGTCCAACAGCTCCTCGGCGATAACCAGGTGCGCGCTGTAGCTATGAGCGGTACTGACGGTCTCGTCCGTGGCATGGATGCCGTCGATACGGGCGCGCCGATTTGCGTGCCAGTTGGCAAGGCAACACTCGGTCGGATTTTTAACGTGCTGGGTGAGCCGGTGGACCAGAAGGGCGAGGTTGTTGCTGAGTCGGCATCCCCCATTCACCGCCCTACTCCCAAATTGACCGACTTGGAAACCAAGCCGTCGATTTTTGAGACGGGCATCAAGGTTGTCGATCTGATTGCCCCCTATCGTCGCGGCGGCAAAACCGGCCTTTTCGGCGGTGCTGGTGTTGGCAAAACTGTCATCATCATGGAGCTGATCAACAACATTGCTAAAGCACACGGCGGCGTGTCGGTGTTTGGCGGTGTGGGCGAGCGCACCCGGGAAGGAAACGACCTCTACAACGAAATGGCCGAGTCCAAAGTGATCGACGAGGACGAACTCGCCAACTCGAAGGTCGCACTGGTATACGGTCAGATGAACGAGCCACCGGGCGCGCGCATGCGCGTCGGTCTGACAGCTTTGACCATGGCCGAGTACTTCCGGGACGTGTCCAAGCAAGACGTGCTACTGTTCATCGACAACATTTTTCGTTTCGTGCAGGCGGGTATGGAAGTATCTGCACTGTTGGGTCGCATGCCCTCGGCAGTGGGCTATCAGCCCACGCTGGGCACCGACATGGGCGACCTGCAAGAGCGCATCACATCTACCAAGGAAGGGTCAATTACGTCGATCCAAGCGGTTTACGTACCTGCAGACGACCTTACCGACCCCGCTCCGGCAACTACCTTTGCGCACCTCGATGCAACGACGGTGTTATCGCGCGGGTTGGCTTCAAAAGGCATCTACCCGGCGGTAGACCCCCTCGACTCCAGCTCGACGATGCTTCAGCCGGATATTGTGGGCAAGGAGCATTACGAAACCGCGCGCAACGTGCAAGCTACGCTGCAGCGATATAAGGAGCTCCAAGATATCATTGCAATTCTGGGTCTCGACGAGCTTTCTGAAGACGATCGCCTTACGGTGGACCGGGCGCGCAAGATCGAGAAATTTCTGTCGCAGCCATTCTTTGTGGCGGAAGTGTTTACGGGTTCCCCCGGGCAGTACGTCACTCTGGAAGAGACGATTGACGGTTTCAATCGCATCCTGTCCGGCGAACTGGACGACTTGCCCGAGCAGGCGTTCTATCTGGTGGGCAACATCGACCAGGCGATCGCAAAAGCCGAGAAGCTTAAGAGCGAAGCCTAG
- the atpC gene encoding ATP synthase F1 subunit epsilon, translating into MSLTVRVLTPAKTAWDSTAEEAILPSTTGQLGILSGHAPLLTALDVGVMRVRPGKDWVTLAIGGGFAEVENDELIVLVNSAERGDSIDAEAARADYEAAQQRLSAAGENRSEQIQAAQSLKRARARFQAATGKTP; encoded by the coding sequence ATGAGCTTGACTGTACGCGTCCTGACCCCGGCCAAAACGGCGTGGGATTCGACGGCGGAAGAAGCAATTTTGCCGAGTACTACCGGTCAGCTGGGCATTCTTAGCGGACATGCTCCCCTGTTAACGGCTTTGGATGTCGGCGTTATGCGCGTGCGTCCCGGCAAAGACTGGGTCACGCTGGCGATCGGCGGCGGCTTTGCCGAAGTCGAAAATGACGAGCTGATTGTCTTGGTTAACAGTGCCGAGCGCGGCGATAGCATTGACGCAGAAGCTGCCCGCGCGGACTACGAAGCCGCGCAGCAGCGTCTGAGTGCGGCGGGCGAGAATCGCTCCGAGCAGATCCAAGCGGCTCAATCCCTCAAGCGCGCGCGCGCGCGCTTCCAAGCAGCAACAGGGAAAACACCGTAG